Genomic DNA from Callospermophilus lateralis isolate mCalLat2 chromosome 11, mCalLat2.hap1, whole genome shotgun sequence:
GGCAACTTTTATCTTTTACCCCCCATTAAGATAGGCTGGttaactgggcacagtggtgcactcctgtaatcctagtggctcaggaggctgataggaggattgtgaatttaaagccagtctcagtaatttaGGGAGGTGCTaatcaattcagtgagaccctgtctcaaattaaaatacaaaatagagctggggaaggCTGGAGTGGtgactcagtagtaaagcacttgcctggcatgtgtgaggctctgggttcaatcctcagcacctcatataaataaataaattaattaattaaaataaaaagactcatttacaactaaaaattattttttaaaaagagggggGGTGGGGGCTTgtcatgtgcctcagtggttgagtgcccctgagttcattccctggtatcaaaaaaaaaaaaaaaaaaaagaatttctttcACCTCCAAATGGTGAACAaaagcaagaacacaaataaataaatttaaaaatgaattcttCATGGAACTGCCTTGAATTGTACAGTCATCACTAAATCAAAGGTTGAGGCCAAATAATGCAATGTTCTAACAAATCAGGCCTCAGTCTCAAGTCTACTCTGAGAAACAGGTCTCTAAAGGAGAGAGGATCAATAAACaaatattaagaatataaaatgaagccaggcatggtggcacatgcctgtaataccagaccttgggagtctgaggtaggaagatcatgaattcaaagccagcttcagcaacttagtgatgccctaagtaactcagtaagaccctgtcttaaataaaatacaaaaaagggctggagatattcagtggttaagtgctcctgggttcaatacctagttaaatatatatatgaaataaactGACAACTGAAGCCTGCTgtcatcttttttatttcttgaagGAACACTCTCCATGTGACAAAGGGAAATTATGAGGCCACTGTATATAATTTTTGAGCTGCCTAGTTTACCAAATATTCTCCTGTCCTAAGCAATTCTTACAATCAGCTCAGGAGGCAAGTGGTACCACTCTACCCTTTATACAGATGAGGCAATTGTGACTTAGAAACATGAGATGGCTTGGAGATATGTTCAAACAGGTAAGGAATCAAAGAAAGACTACAAACACCTGGGTACAGAAAAAGAAGACATGGACACCAGGCAGCTTGCAGTGTGTGACTAACTCCAGCAACTGCTCCATCAGCATCCACCCCTACTCCTCACAAGCTGCAGCTGGTGATAAGGGCCTCTCTCCCTTATCATCGTGATTCTGCCAGTTTCTACCACATCTTTTCTCCAACCTTTACTCATGCTCCAGCCTGTTTTCCTCTGGACCCAGGGACCTCAGGCTCACTTTCATTCACGGCCTCACCATGAAACCATGGAACCGTGCTTGCTGTGTGGGACTCTTTCTAACTACTCTTTCTCTAGTCTGCATCGTGGCCAATGCCTTCCTACTGGTTCCTGATGGGAAGACCTGGAGCAGTGACCAACTCAGCTTGCATGtcttgctcatgcctggcttcatcgGCGGGGGATTGATGGTGAGGAGTCTAGAGCACAGGCCAGTGACTAGGGGTGTGGACACAACCATAAGGGGTTCTGgatgggaagggagaggggagggaaacGGACAGAGCTCCAGAGGGGATGGCAAGTGCTTGATGGGGAAAAGGGATGTGCCCAATCCTCCCCTACACACTCAGCACTCTGTAGACAGCCCTGGAGGAGCCCCCAAGGACCTGAGATGAATGTCTAGGGAAGGGGAAGGCAGGGAGGGGAGGCTCAAGTCTCTAAAAAGCTTCCCTTCTGGGTCAAACAGGTCCTACCTGCCCCTCCCTGCCTCTCCAGCTGAGCAGATGTTGGGGACCCCTCACTACAAAGGTCAAGTAAAAGGAGCAGCTGGTTGTGTAGGAGGTTATCAGGGCAGGGTAATAATAAGCAGCAAAAATGTCTGGAGCCAGGCAGTGATGTCACCCATCAGTCACTCTATCAGCTCAGTTctgtccttccctcctcctcatcCACTCACTCTCAGCCCACATTCTGGATGCACACTCTGTGCTGGGTGCTAAGGGTAAACTCAGAAGCAGGTCAGTAGGGCAGAGAAGTTGCCCCCAAGGATTCCTGGACATGAGGACCTGCTGGGAAAAGTGGAGGAAGAAGGGACACAGATTTCCTggacctcctcctcctctctttccCCGTTTAGGGGAAGTTTTAGATGGTCAACCTAGTGTCATATTTGTGTGGGGCAAAGTTGAGAGATCCACCCAGCAGAGTTTCCCTCTTTTCAGGACAGATGACAGAACGTTCTCTAGAAGAGGTCTCACCATGCCCCTATTCCAGGCTACATCTCTATTAGATAAATGAGGATACCTCTCCTTTAACTAGCAACTCCTTCTTGTCTTCTACTCCCCATCTCTTACACAGAGTCAGGGCTGTTGGATACTATTCCATCTCTCTGACCTCAACTCTCTCTGTGATGAAACACTCCTCCCACACCTACACACTCTCCAGTGTCACATCATGTCCCTTCCTCAGCTTAAATTATCCCCCGCACTCCTCCACCCAGTCTAGATACTCTTCTTCACTGGCAATCTCCAAGGATGCACTCCCAATATTCTGACAGGtattttcctcctcctccacaactTGAGTCACTCTCAGGAAATACCACATTAAGCCACAGAGACACAAGGTCCCTGCTCCTCTGGAAGCTTGTGTTCCTTTGTGGAGGTAAATATTACGAGGAAGCAAGACTAGAAGCCCCATGAGAGCAAGGACTGCCTGTTTTGTTGGTTGCTGTGTGCCTGGTGCCTAGAATAGTGCCTTCACCTAACAGGAAATAGGTTAATAGTCACCAAATGAATGAAGATGATTTCAGACAGGAGTGGGTAtcaccaaaaataaaatgaatagggCTGGAGGTAGAGCTCATTGGTAGGGCATGTACCTAGAATTTATGAGATGTTGGGTTTGATCCCCtgtacgagagagagagagagagagagagagagagagagagagagagagaacaagccaGGCAGGCATGGtaacacatgtctgtaatcccaggaactcaggaggctgagacaaggagaatcacaaatttgagaacAACCTGGGCAATAAATAATGAAAAGGACTGAGATAGGGCTTGGTGAAAAataccctgagttcaattgccagtaatgcaaacagacagagagagagagagataagaaaATCATGAGTTTGATTGAGATCAACCTGGGAAAATTAGACCATATAATATGGGGAGATGGGGGGAGAAGAAAAAGAGTTCATGctaaggatgtaactcagtggcagagtgccctatgttattcaatttctggtactctaataaataaataaataaagctatcaTAAACAGCATTTAGGGCAAGAAGTTTGggggatttttgtttttgtttttgtttttggttgtgtgtgtgtgtgtgtgtgtgtgtgtgtgtgtgtgtgtgtttgcgcgcgtgcacacatgctaggaattaaactcagggtcaTTTGAATGCTAAGCACTGTCCTGCTACTAAGCTGCATCCCTAGCCCAAGCTCAATGTAGTTTTATAAAGTGAACATACCCATCTACCCAACACCCACTTCCAAAACCAATTCATTCGTGCACCTGTAGTCCCGGCTCctcaggaagcagaggcaggaggatcttgaggctGACACTAGGAATTCTAGGTTGACCCGGTAAAATGGAAAAACCCCAATTCTtacaacaaatgaacaaaaaaccCACAGATTATATTACCAGAATCCCAGATATCCTATCACCAGGTACTATCCAAAACTCACAAGGTTAACCATTATTCTGTCTTCTAACCCCAGAAACTACTTTTGTCTCTTTAGTAGTCTATATAATATGAAATTGtacactttgtgttcttttgtgtctggcttccttAGCATAATATCATATTTGTGAGAACCATCCATGTTATTTTGTGTAGctctacttttttatttcttatgcatTCTATCATGTGAATACACTTCAACTTAAACATTCTACTGCTGGTGGACATTTGGATAGTTcccagtttggttttttttttttttttttttgcaaataatgTTGCTATCATCCTTCCTGTAGGTGCCTTAGGTGAACATATGTGATTATTTCCACTGTTGCTCTTAGACAGGAGTAACACTGCTGACTCTTAACATTTGCAAATATTCAGTGCTAATACTGGCAAGTAtttttctgaagttttttttttatcccttAATTCCTATCAGCACAGTGTGAGAGTTCTAGTTGCTCCAGACCCCACTGAATTGAAGTATATCCCTCTGGATCTTGTGTGGAGAATGGATAGTAGGACCTGGTCAGCCATAGATGCACAGAGATGAGACTAATATCATGGAGGGAAGACAGTACCTTCAAATAGCCCAGTGGCCATGGTGATGGAGAAAAGTGAGGAGATTTGAGCTATAAGAGTGTTGCCTCCTGAATTTATGGTGACTCTTCTCTTTTCATGAAGATAGTTAGATGGCAGGGAAGAAGACAAAGAAGTTTACACCACAAAAGGAAGCTAATAATTTGGCCAAAAGTAAAATTCTCAAGGAGGTGGGTGATTCGAAATTGGTAAATGTGatttgggggtgcagctcagtgttagagcccttgcctagcatggaaAGACCCTGGATTAGATCTCCACCAAAACAACCCACACATACACAAGTAAATCCAGAAGGCAATTCTAGGTATTTGTGGATCCTAAATCCTCCCAGTAAGTGACCTCACCAGAGAGGGTAAACAGTGGGGTCAGCATTGGCCCTGAATCTGCCCTGACACaggagaaggaaagggagagtgCTGGTAGAAATTTGGTTCCACTCATCAGGTGCTTCTCTTAGGTTGCTTGGGATGATATAACAGAACTAAAACTCTCAGCCCCTTCCCTGGAaaagaacaaaatgctgccttgtaTGGTGTATGCAGACAAGACCAACAGGGAAGGAAGGATCAAAACAGCTGTGGAATTCCAGGGATGGGAGATGAACAAAGAACCTGGCCTGGGCTATGAAGACAATGACAAGGCTGGAGGCAGAGTGAGGAGCCTCAAAGGATTAAGAAACCCTCCTTGCAGAAGGCTCTGTGGCTCACATCTGtattcccagtggcttaggaggcttagGTAGGAGGATGATaatttcaaatccagcctcagcaactttaaaAGGCCCTCATCAACTCATTGAGATCCTATATCTAAATACAAATTAATAATGTCCtatggatatggctcagtggttaagtgctcttgggttcaatacccagtaccaaaacaatacaaaaaaagaaaaaaagaaaacaaaatcctccccccctgccccccacccccaattGAACTCAGCCACattttcccactgagctacaaccccagccctttattttttttatgttgagataAGCTCTCTTTGTGTTGCCAAGGCTGCTCTTGAacttgcatcctcctgcctcaatctcctggaTCTCTGGGTTCACAGGTGTGTCCCATCCCACCCTGGCAACATCAAGGTTAATTTGGTGGGGGCATGAATGGTGAAGTGTGGGGTGGCATGGGGCAAGAGCTAAGGAGACTGAGTAGGGAGGCTAAGAACATCTTCCTCATGGAACGTGATTAGGAATTGAATGGGAGAAGAATGAGAAAGGACTGATAGATTCAGGAGCCATTGAAGCAAAAGTCAAGAAGACTTGAGTTTGGCAAGGTGCAAAAGGATTAAAGTTTTCCAGCCTAGGTGACCTTGTGGATGACATTTTTCAACTAAAAGGATATAGAAATCAAAGGGAGATGAATTTGGGAAGTATTATCAGGTCACTTCTGGTACAGGCTGAATTAGAGCTATAACCAAGACATTTGAGTGAACACATCCTTCGGGCAGTTAGATTTGGTTCTCTAGGCATGTACAGGTAACTACTGGCAGGGGAATAGCTGATTTCCTGGCAGGAGTGATCTTCCTGTGGGAAAAGtcacaggaagaaaaaaagttcaGGGGCTGGATCTTTGGAAATCCCACAATTCACATCACAGCATTTGTGAGCATACTCGAGCATATCCTAGCTCACCAGACCTCCCAATACCACTACCTCTTCCCACTACTGAAAGCATTTATAGCTAAGGAAGCATTTACTCTAAAGCAATCTTGACAGCAGGCCCATCAGTTACCATTAAATCCCCAAAGCAACTCATGACACAGATTTTACAAACCAATTTTACATAGGACaaactgagacccagagaaaTGAATCAACTCATTTGAGTGTGAAGTAGTGTGGCCCTTGCCTTCAATTCAGGTCCTCCTGATTTCCATTCAGAAAGGCACCTCCATGTGCCAAAATGTATGGGCAATGTTTAATATTGAACCCAACCTTCAAGGAAGCTAAAATATGGACAGAAATAAGTaggaaaataaataatgataaagtAAGTTAGAGACCATTCATGCTCCAGGAGAGGTCCAAAAGACTGAGGACATGTTAGGCCACCTCCAGAGGAGGTAAAGACCTTGAGAATCTGGGTTTGGTGCCAGATTCATACTATTACACTGACTGTTGTTTCACAGGTGCTGTGTCCAGGATTCAGAATGGTTCTGGCAGCAGTTGAACATCCCAACTGGGTGAGATCCAAATTAAAAGGAGATTCAGCAGGGCATAGTGcatacccctgtaatcccagtggctctggaggttgaggcaggagcttctcaagtttgaggccagcccaggGCAATTTTGCAGGATCCTCTCTCATtaataataagaaataaaaaggcagggctggggttggggttcagtgatagagcactcacctagcatattgtgaggcactgggttcaatccccagcactacatagaaataaataaattatataaaggtattgtgttcatctataagtaatgttgaaagaaagaaagaaagaggcggggggagggagggaggtgtgGACGAGGCTGGATATGtggcttgggctggggctggggctggggctcagctggtagcgcacttgtctggcatgtgtgagacagtgggttctcacaaataaataaataaaatacagatccataacaactaataaaaatattttttaaagtggggGGGGTGCTGTGGATCaatctcaatggtagagcactcctgggttataTCCCCAGTGAgcctaacactccacaaacagagagagagagagagattgaggatTCGGCTTCTGAATTAGTCTCTCCCTGAGCCACAGCAGGCTCCACAGAATTCCTCACCGCAATGAGTATCTATTGGCCCTAATTTTGCTTAACTCTAAGCCCTGGGTTTATAGGAAAATGTATTTTCAAGCACACTATTTCAGGATGGCTTCCCTAGCCCCCAGAATCTCTATTTAACCTGGCTCCAGAGTCACTTGGCCATGTGGCAGGGGGCTGGGGGTGGTGGGGGGCTCAGAGCTAGGCGCGGTCAGGCCATGAGTGGGGACCTGGCGGCCCTATTCAGCTCACCTTGCTCACCGGGTCCAGATTCCATGTTCCTGCTGGTGCTCAGTCTTCGGAATGCTTGGTGCCATCTACTGCCTATCTGTGTCAGGAGTCGGCCTCAGAATTGGACCCAAATGCTCCATAAACGGCCAGTGGGACTATCACTTCCAAGAAACCGCGTAAGGCTTAGCATCTGTTAGtgacccaccccccaccccccaccccccgcccagtCTCTGCATCCCACGGCTGCCATGCTCTTCCCACGTGGGTGCCACTGAGCTTCAGGAGAATTCCCTCCATGTGGGTCTAACTAACCCTTTGAAAAATCCCACTCTGTGAGTGGAGGGGACTGGGGGTGAGGGTAGGGTGTCGTGTGACCTCCTTCACTCACTGGACCCTACCTGTCCACAGAGGCGCTTACTTGAAGAATGATACTTCCTGGAATTTGTGTGAGGAGCCACTCAAAGTGGTGCCCTGGAATGTGACGCTTTTCTTCTTGCTGGTCGTTGCCTCCTGCCTGGAGATAGTGCTGTGTGGCTTACACCTGGTGGTAGAGCCCATTCATGATCCAGGAGAGATCCAAAAGACTGAGGACATCTTAGGCAACTTCCAGAGGAGGTAAAGACCTATTAATTTAGAACTTGAGAACTCCAGGATTAGAATATGGCCCTCTTTGCTCTGAGTCTTATTTTTGAAAAGAGACatgattttctctttctctccttcctccccctTCCAACCTAGGGGCAAGTAATAAGATTACCTTGAGTTATCTGTGCTCCACAGGAGGGAGATGTCTGCCAGAGTTTCCAGGAagagactatctcccaaattaacaagtgaatcctaAACACACTATCCAGATGCCCTGAGACCCCCCTCTCAGGGCACACCTAGAATGTAGATTTTGAAGACATTCTTTAAAAGCCCCGTTTGCCCTGATGGGtaaaatcacagcctctgggacaggactcccctatgtttctcctttgctggcaaaacaataaaattagttttccttttttctcaaaacagtgtccttattattaaattggcatgaattgacatAGGGGACATGGATCAAGCTTTGAGTTACATTATTAGTGACAACTGGAAGAAAAAGGAAGTGTGACAGCATAAGGTGGACTTGTTGAGGGATCTGCTTGCTTTTGGTGAAGTCCTCACTCCCTTTCTCATTTCCACAGGGCTCAGCTCACTGAGACTTCACTGACTGCCAGGTCATTTGAAGGAATGACCAGGACCCCAGCCTGGCCTGCCCAATCCCTGCCTCCCTGGAATAAACAGCTTGGAGTCCACCCTACCCTTCTCTGAGCGGAGGATACTCTAAACAGCAGCAGTGTGTGAGGGCCTCCTgagctgccgcagtctggctgggcacaaaatcacgagccactcaagcaggaacaaactttatttccaaaactcccgcGAATGCCACGCACACGGACTTCTCCCGGGACACaccacaccaacaggaaatccctcctaccgcacttccccaaccaatgggaactctccaggagtcccctcAAGagttccaaagtagcaggccaaggcagacagcaggggtctaatatccaattgaatgcacatcttaacataatcattatcatctcaatggcttgctggcatcacctttcaaccgaaaatgccatgcatcattcctactccACTATGGCTCTTAGCACTGAGCTTGGTGTTCTGTGTCTCTGTTTGGAGCCCTCACACCCCACTTGTTATTTTTGTCACAGGTACTGAGCTACTAACTTGCCCAGGAAATACAGTGGTTAACAAGGTAGATGTGCTCTCAAAAACTGAACATTCCATGAGTGGAAAAGGCAATTTAAAAGAAGCAAGGGCTTATTACAATTGGTGGTTAACACATTTTAATGTATTCATTAATTATTGTTGTATGCTCAATATTTGAAATTATTGAAGCCAGGGCTTCACAAAGGCTCTGTAAGTGCTCTACAGCACCATTGAACTACTACACCCCCATCGagttttgtttaattttgaggcaaagtctcactaaattgccaagactggcATTCAACTGATGATCTTCCTaccacagcctcccaagtaactggtatgcagtgtacaccaccatgcctaCTTTACTAGCACCTTTTCATCTCTTACTTGTAGAATCCTAGTGATGTCACTGAAAACCTTCCTGAAAAATTCTTCCAAATCCCACAGTAAATAttacagtaaatattttttcagagaTTCTCTTTCTTTCAGTCTTTGGGATGACATGCTCTTCTCTTGCTTTGAAGAAAAATTTCAGAACACCTATAATGTTTTCAAACATTATTAACATTATTTCATCCATACAGAGttgcataaaaataatttaatgagTACTTGTGGACCACCTCCATACACAATTTTTTCTCTCTTGTTCTCAAAAGAAGtaatttcttgggctggggacatggctcagtgggagGGGGCTTGCCAAAAGACCCTGTATTTAAGGACTTTTGTCCTCAAAGAAGTACCAcgttgccaggtgcagtggtgtgtGCCTATAATTCCTGCAACTTGggagggaggccgaggcaggaggattgcaagtttgaaaccagcctcggcaacttggtgagatgctaagcaacttagcaagaccctgtcacatAAAAAATGGTCTGAGGATATGGCTCGGAGGTTAAATAGCCCTAGGTTCAatgctcagctcagaagaagaagaagaggaggaggaggaggaggaggagggaaccaTCTTTCACATTCACTGTAAGGGACCGgcgaaacgtcggaggaagagaccacaagagactggctTCATGCAATAAGCAGACGGGGATTTTATTGAGGATCCCGATTCAGCGCGCTGAGACTCTAGGCCTACTCAAGAAgcaagagcagcccagagcccagagcaggggTTGAACAATGCTTAAGTACaccttttggggagggcgggggctttgcatacatcatagtctcctttaacaaatcaccatacaccgc
This window encodes:
- the LOC143410514 gene encoding transmembrane 4 L6 family member 5-like, whose product is MESVFRKEDKDLIPGNLHFYHTSSLTFTHAPTCFFLDPKTSNSLSLTDLCECAHCVGLSLIPLSLVCIVENVLLWVPDEKTWSSDQLSVHVLLMPGFIGGGLMVLCPGFRMVLAAWGGCCGSISLAHRVQIPCSCWCSVFGMLGAIYCLSVSGVGLRIGPKCSINGQWDYHFQETAGAYLKNDTSWNLCEEPLKVVPWNVTLFFLLVVASCLEIVLCGLHLVVEPIHDPGEIQKTEDILGNFQRR